In Thermodesulforhabdaceae bacterium, the following proteins share a genomic window:
- a CDS encoding hydantoinase B/oxoprolinase family protein, giving the protein MTSKEIDPVLLEVFKNRFASIAEEMGVTLNRTAYSPNIKERRDFSCAIFNSSGQMVAQAAHIPVHLGSMPLSVKSAIETCTFFPGDMVMLNDPYKGGTHLPDVTIVAPVFAGSDKPVFFVANRAHHADIGGISSGSMPLSRSLYQEGIIIPPIKIVEQGRLDKKLMTFFLNNVRTPEEREGDLYAQIMANMTGIKRLEELITKYGLEVCRTYAEALMDYTERVMRRVIREIPDGVYHFTDFMDDDGVDREDIAIRLKLEIKGDEAILDFTESDLQVSGSINAVYAITLSAVLYVFRCLSDEDVPTNEGLSRPIKVITRKGTIVDAEFPAPVAGGNVETSQRIVDVILGALAQAIPEKVPAASQGTMNNVAIGGVNPQTGTSFAYYETIGGGMGASSDGDGESAVHSHMTNTLNTPVEALEYSYPLMVTQYSIRKGSGGRGKFRGGDGIIREIKLLADSEVTILSERRRRAPYGLSGGEAGRKGRNVVIINGVENEIGGKFHGYLKAGDVLRIETPGGGGFGSVD; this is encoded by the coding sequence ATGACGAGCAAAGAAATAGATCCTGTGCTCCTTGAGGTCTTTAAGAACCGTTTTGCATCAATTGCCGAGGAAATGGGAGTAACGTTAAATCGGACGGCCTATTCACCCAACATTAAGGAGCGTCGAGATTTCTCATGCGCTATTTTTAACTCCTCCGGGCAAATGGTGGCACAAGCAGCTCACATTCCGGTCCACCTGGGATCAATGCCTCTTTCTGTGAAATCCGCTATAGAAACATGCACCTTTTTCCCTGGTGACATGGTTATGCTGAATGACCCATACAAAGGTGGAACGCATCTTCCGGATGTTACCATAGTTGCACCTGTTTTTGCTGGAAGTGATAAACCTGTTTTCTTCGTAGCAAATCGGGCACATCATGCAGATATAGGGGGCATTAGCTCAGGTTCTATGCCGCTTTCTCGCTCTCTCTACCAGGAAGGCATTATCATTCCACCCATTAAGATTGTTGAACAAGGAAGGCTGGATAAAAAACTTATGACCTTTTTTCTCAATAATGTTCGCACACCTGAAGAACGGGAAGGAGATCTATACGCTCAGATAATGGCAAACATGACAGGCATAAAGCGCCTGGAAGAACTGATTACCAAATACGGTCTGGAAGTTTGTCGGACTTACGCGGAAGCGCTTATGGATTACACCGAAAGAGTGATGCGAAGGGTCATAAGAGAGATACCCGATGGGGTATATCACTTTACCGATTTTATGGACGATGATGGGGTTGACAGAGAAGATATTGCAATCCGGCTCAAACTCGAAATAAAGGGTGATGAGGCTATACTTGATTTCACAGAAAGCGACCTTCAGGTTTCCGGGAGTATAAACGCTGTTTATGCAATTACACTTTCCGCAGTTTTGTATGTATTCAGGTGTTTGAGCGATGAGGATGTCCCGACCAATGAGGGCTTAAGCAGACCAATTAAAGTCATTACTCGTAAGGGAACTATCGTGGACGCCGAGTTCCCCGCTCCCGTCGCTGGAGGTAATGTCGAAACATCTCAAAGGATAGTGGACGTGATTCTAGGTGCTCTTGCACAGGCTATACCTGAAAAAGTGCCGGCAGCCAGCCAGGGCACGATGAACAACGTGGCAATTGGTGGAGTGAATCCTCAAACAGGAACTTCATTTGCCTATTATGAAACTATCGGTGGGGGAATGGGCGCAAGTTCGGATGGGGACGGTGAATCTGCCGTGCATAGTCACATGACGAACACCCTGAACACGCCTGTGGAAGCCTTAGAATATTCGTATCCTCTGATGGTAACGCAATACTCCATAAGAAAAGGATCGGGAGGGAGAGGGAAATTCAGGGGAGGAGATGGAATTATTCGAGAGATTAAGCTTCTAGCTGATTCTGAAGTAACGATTCTTTCTGAACGTCGTCGTAGAGCACCCTACGGGCTTTCCGGCGGGGAAGCTGGCAGAAAAGGTCGCAATGTGGTAATAATAAACGGTGTTGAGAATGAAATCGGGGGCAAGTTTCACGGTTACTTGAAAGCTGGTGATGTGCTGAGGATAGAAACGCCCGGAGGCGGTGGGTTCGGATCTGTCGATTAA